A single window of Cupriavidus pauculus DNA harbors:
- a CDS encoding CbtB domain-containing protein — protein MHASAIATPAAIAPVSLPVSIPVRELLPWAVFGGMLLLLAIYFVGVEAGAMAVFNTMYVHEFVHDGRHLLGFPCH, from the coding sequence CACGCCGGCCGCCATCGCGCCGGTATCCCTGCCTGTTTCCATCCCCGTCCGCGAACTGCTGCCATGGGCCGTGTTCGGCGGCATGCTGCTGCTCCTGGCTATCTATTTCGTGGGTGTCGAAGCGGGCGCCATGGCGGTCTTCAACACCATGTACGTGCATGAATTCGTGCACGACGGCCGCCACCTGCTTGGCTTTCCTTGCCACTGA